One window of the Populus trichocarpa isolate Nisqually-1 chromosome 9, P.trichocarpa_v4.1, whole genome shotgun sequence genome contains the following:
- the LOC7467337 gene encoding uncharacterized protein LOC7467337 isoform X1, which translates to MAFHVACPITCRRICFCSLGFPRDLHSTKPKADFLFDVARIDEFLKDPLGIRASREGTVLVSVPKVVPVPAQIPPTHSLEVVSARDREGDGGVGEEAFSTQTKRVAIQRQAAAAKASAEYYAKVESGDTVASKDTPGEDAGPLCQICFVGETGGSERARKMLPCKSCGKKYHRSCLKTWARHRDLFHWSSWTCPSCQTCEVCRKTGDPNKFVFCKRCDGAYHCYCQHPPHKNVSSGPYLCPKHTRCHSCGSSVPGNGLSVRWFLGYTCCDACGRLFVKGNYCPVCLKVYRDSESTPMVCCDICQRWVHCHCDGISDEKYLQFQVDGNLQYQCATCRGECYQVKDLEDAIQELWRRRDKADRGLIASLRAAAGLPAQEDIFSISPYSDGDGNGPEALRNDFGHSIKPSLKGIVSKSPKKSKDHGKKLWNKKYSNKKDSYAASISKTVPLQQDIHSCVHDLDDYKNDDTESQAKGGLGRCSSPVPGIVNHTEGTCSIYQPGGLKHKYVNEVMVSDGERTSKVVKIKSNKPRDLDSGYDTEKHAGKSKSVKAKKLVINLGARKINITSPKSDAQSCQGEQDWKASNDAVDHTGKTKGLIKFARREGNLIKFGKVKAEASNFSPKSDGGSHADGYETVPLDYARVSSAKKSLEGSRAAVGPAGEVTKLRSDKLSVGKQSEVRADTHTESNDESGDTPILQSLQKDSKFSLKLKIKKPNFENQSSLIPLREEEKSNIRGQRSKRKRSLNFMEKTMYNEDEGMSQSHLDSEMMEANWILKKLGYDAIGKRVEVHQPSDNSWHKGVVSDIVEDTSMLSITLDDDRVKTLELGKQAVRFVSQKQKRSKT; encoded by the exons ATGGCCTTTCACGTAGCTTGCCCAATTACATG TCGCCGAATTTGTTTTTGCTCCCTAGGGTTTCCGCGAGATCTCCACTCTACGAAACCAAAGGCCGACTTCCTGTTCGATGTAGCGAGAATCGATGAGTTTTTGAAGGATCCTTTGGGAATTAGGGCTTCCAGGGAAGGAACTGTCCTGGTTTCCGTTCCTAAGGTTGTGCCTGTGCCGGCTCAGATTCCCCCGACGCATTCGCTAGAGGTCGTTTCGGCGAGAGATAGAGAAGGTGATGGTGGTGTGGGGGAGGAGGCTTTTTCAACGCAGACTAAGCGCGTGGCTATTCAAAGGCAGGCTGCTGCTGCTAAGGCATCTGCGGAGTATTATGCTAAGGTCGAGTCTGGTGATACC GTTGCCTCAAAAGATACTCCTGGAGAAGATGCGGGTCCATTATGTCAGATATGCTTTGTGGGTGAAACAGGGGGGAGTGAGAGAGCGAGGAAGATGCTCCCATGCAAAAGTTGTGGCAAGAAGTACCACAGGAGCTGTTTGAAAACTTGGGCTCGGCATAGAG ATTTATTTCACTGGAGTTCGTGGACCTGTCCATCTTGCCAAACTTGCGAG GTATGCCGAAAGACTGGAGATCCAAATAAGTTTGTGTTTTGCAAAAGGTGTGATGGTGCTTACCACTGTTACTGCCAGCATCCTCCACACAAG AATGTCAGCTCTGGACCATACTTGTGCCCCAAACATACAAGGTGTCACAGCTGTGGATCTTCTGTCCCAGGAAATGGACTAAGTGTGAG GTGGTTTCTGGGATACACGTGCTGTGATGCTTGTGGAAGATTATTTGTGAAGGGAAATTATTGCCCTGTTTGCTTGAAG GTTTATAGAGATTCAGAATCAACTCCAATGGTTTGCTGTGATATATGCCAGCGATGGGTGCACTGTCATTGTGATGGCATAAG TGATGAAAAATATCTTCAGTTTCAAGTAGACGGAAACCTCCAGTACCAATGTGCTACATGTCGTGGAGAATGCTATCAG GTAAAGGATCTTGAAGATGCTATTCAAGAGCTGTGGAGGCGACGAGATAAGGCTGATCGAGGTTTAATTGCAAGCTTGAGAGCCGCTGCTGGGTTGCCAGCCCAAGAAGACATATTTTCTATCTCTCCTTATTCAGATGGTGATGGAAATGGTCCGGAGGCACTAAGGAATGATTTTGGGCATTCTATAAAACCCTCTCTCAAAGGGATAGTCAGCAAGTCACCAAAGAAGAGCAAGGATCATGGAAAGAAactttggaataaaaaatattccaataaaaaagattCTTATGCTGCTTCAATTAGTAAGACTGTACCACTTCAGCAGGACATTCATTCTTGTGTACATGATTTGGATGATTACAAGAATGATGACACAGAGTCTCAAGCAAAAGGAGGATTGGGTAGATGTTCTTCTCCTGTTCCTGGAATTGTGAATCACACTGAAGGGACTTGCTCTATCTATCAGCCAGGTGGTTTGAAACACAAGTATGTTAACGAGGTGATGGTGAGCGATGGAGAAAGGACATCCAAAGTTGTTAAAATCAAGAGTAATAAGCCTCGTGATTTGGATAGTGGGTATGATACTGAAAAACATGCTGGCAAGTCGAAGTCTGTTAAGGCAAAGAAATTAGTAATAAATTTAGGGGCACGCAAAATAAACATCACTAGTCCAAAATCTGATGCTCAAAGCTGCCAAGGCGAACAAGATTGGAAGGCTTCCAATG ATGCAGTTGATCACACGGGGAAAACAAAAGGCTTGATTAAGTTTGCAAGGAGAGAAGGGAATTTGATTAAGTTTGGAAAAGTAAAAGCTGAAGCTTCAAACTTCAGTCCCAAATCTGATGGAGGGAGTCATGCTGATGGATATGAAACCGTTCCCCTAGATTATGCTCGTGTTTCATCAGCTAAAAAGAGCCTTGAAGGAAGCAGGGCGGCAGTGGGACCTGCAGGTGAAGTCACTAAATTAAGAAGTGACAAATTATCTGTGGGAAAGCAATCAGAGGTCAGGGCTGATACGCATACAGAAAGCAATGATGAATCTGGTGACACTCCTATATTGCAATCAttacaaaaggattcaaaattttctttgaagCTAAAGATTAAGAAACCTAATTTTGAAAATCAGAGTTCTCTGATTCCTCTTcgtgaagaagaaaagagtaaCATAAGGGGCCAAAGGTCAAAAAGGAAGAGATCTTTGAACTTCATGGAGAAAACGATGTATAATGAAGATGAAGGTATGTCACAATCACATCTAGACAGTGAAATGATGGAGGCTAATTGGATATtgaaaaaattgggttatgatgCTATTGGAAAGAGAGTTGAAGTTCATCAGCCATCTGACAATTCATG GCACAAGGGAGTTGTCTCTGACATTGTTGAAGACACATCAATGTTATCTATTACTCTAGATGATGATAGAGTAAAGACCTTGGAACTTGGGAAGCAAGCAGTTCGCTTTGTTTCTCAAAAGCAAAAGAGGTCAAAAACATGA
- the LOC7467337 gene encoding uncharacterized protein LOC7467337 isoform X3 produces the protein MAFHVACPITCRRICFCSLGFPRDLHSTKPKADFLFDVARIDEFLKDPLGIRASREGTVLVSVPKVVPVPAQIPPTHSLEVVSARDREGDGGVGEEAFSTQTKRVAIQRQAAAAKASAEYYAKVASKDTPGEDAGPLCQICFVGETGGSERARKMLPCKSCGKKYHRSCLKTWARHRDLFHWSSWTCPSCQTCEVCRKTGDPNKFVFCKRCDGAYHCYCQHPPHKNVSSGPYLCPKHTRCHSCGSSVPGNGLSVRWFLGYTCCDACGRLFVKGNYCPVCLKVYRDSESTPMVCCDICQRWVHCHCDGISDEKYLQFQVDGNLQYQCATCRGECYQVKDLEDAIQELWRRRDKADRGLIASLRAAAGLPAQEDIFSISPYSDGDGNGPEALRNDFGHSIKPSLKGIVSKSPKKSKDHGKKLWNKKYSNKKDSYAASISKTVPLQQDIHSCVHDLDDYKNDDTESQAKGGLGRCSSPVPGIVNHTEGTCSIYQPGGLKHKYVNEVMVSDGERTSKVVKIKSNKPRDLDSGYDTEKHAGKSKSVKAKKLVINLGARKINITSPKSDAQSCQGEQDWKASNDAVDHTGKTKGLIKFARREGNLIKFGKVKAEASNFSPKSDGGSHADGYETVPLDYARVSSAKKSLEGSRAAVGPAGEVTKLRSDKLSVGKQSEVRADTHTESNDESGDTPILQSLQKDSKFSLKLKIKKPNFENQSSLIPLREEEKSNIRGQRSKRKRSLNFMEKTMYNEDEGMSQSHLDSEMMEANWILKKLGYDAIGKRVEVHQPSDNSWHKGVVSDIVEDTSMLSITLDDDRVKTLELGKQAVRFVSQKQKRSKT, from the exons ATGGCCTTTCACGTAGCTTGCCCAATTACATG TCGCCGAATTTGTTTTTGCTCCCTAGGGTTTCCGCGAGATCTCCACTCTACGAAACCAAAGGCCGACTTCCTGTTCGATGTAGCGAGAATCGATGAGTTTTTGAAGGATCCTTTGGGAATTAGGGCTTCCAGGGAAGGAACTGTCCTGGTTTCCGTTCCTAAGGTTGTGCCTGTGCCGGCTCAGATTCCCCCGACGCATTCGCTAGAGGTCGTTTCGGCGAGAGATAGAGAAGGTGATGGTGGTGTGGGGGAGGAGGCTTTTTCAACGCAGACTAAGCGCGTGGCTATTCAAAGGCAGGCTGCTGCTGCTAAGGCATCTGCGGAGTATTATGCTAAG GTTGCCTCAAAAGATACTCCTGGAGAAGATGCGGGTCCATTATGTCAGATATGCTTTGTGGGTGAAACAGGGGGGAGTGAGAGAGCGAGGAAGATGCTCCCATGCAAAAGTTGTGGCAAGAAGTACCACAGGAGCTGTTTGAAAACTTGGGCTCGGCATAGAG ATTTATTTCACTGGAGTTCGTGGACCTGTCCATCTTGCCAAACTTGCGAG GTATGCCGAAAGACTGGAGATCCAAATAAGTTTGTGTTTTGCAAAAGGTGTGATGGTGCTTACCACTGTTACTGCCAGCATCCTCCACACAAG AATGTCAGCTCTGGACCATACTTGTGCCCCAAACATACAAGGTGTCACAGCTGTGGATCTTCTGTCCCAGGAAATGGACTAAGTGTGAG GTGGTTTCTGGGATACACGTGCTGTGATGCTTGTGGAAGATTATTTGTGAAGGGAAATTATTGCCCTGTTTGCTTGAAG GTTTATAGAGATTCAGAATCAACTCCAATGGTTTGCTGTGATATATGCCAGCGATGGGTGCACTGTCATTGTGATGGCATAAG TGATGAAAAATATCTTCAGTTTCAAGTAGACGGAAACCTCCAGTACCAATGTGCTACATGTCGTGGAGAATGCTATCAG GTAAAGGATCTTGAAGATGCTATTCAAGAGCTGTGGAGGCGACGAGATAAGGCTGATCGAGGTTTAATTGCAAGCTTGAGAGCCGCTGCTGGGTTGCCAGCCCAAGAAGACATATTTTCTATCTCTCCTTATTCAGATGGTGATGGAAATGGTCCGGAGGCACTAAGGAATGATTTTGGGCATTCTATAAAACCCTCTCTCAAAGGGATAGTCAGCAAGTCACCAAAGAAGAGCAAGGATCATGGAAAGAAactttggaataaaaaatattccaataaaaaagattCTTATGCTGCTTCAATTAGTAAGACTGTACCACTTCAGCAGGACATTCATTCTTGTGTACATGATTTGGATGATTACAAGAATGATGACACAGAGTCTCAAGCAAAAGGAGGATTGGGTAGATGTTCTTCTCCTGTTCCTGGAATTGTGAATCACACTGAAGGGACTTGCTCTATCTATCAGCCAGGTGGTTTGAAACACAAGTATGTTAACGAGGTGATGGTGAGCGATGGAGAAAGGACATCCAAAGTTGTTAAAATCAAGAGTAATAAGCCTCGTGATTTGGATAGTGGGTATGATACTGAAAAACATGCTGGCAAGTCGAAGTCTGTTAAGGCAAAGAAATTAGTAATAAATTTAGGGGCACGCAAAATAAACATCACTAGTCCAAAATCTGATGCTCAAAGCTGCCAAGGCGAACAAGATTGGAAGGCTTCCAATG ATGCAGTTGATCACACGGGGAAAACAAAAGGCTTGATTAAGTTTGCAAGGAGAGAAGGGAATTTGATTAAGTTTGGAAAAGTAAAAGCTGAAGCTTCAAACTTCAGTCCCAAATCTGATGGAGGGAGTCATGCTGATGGATATGAAACCGTTCCCCTAGATTATGCTCGTGTTTCATCAGCTAAAAAGAGCCTTGAAGGAAGCAGGGCGGCAGTGGGACCTGCAGGTGAAGTCACTAAATTAAGAAGTGACAAATTATCTGTGGGAAAGCAATCAGAGGTCAGGGCTGATACGCATACAGAAAGCAATGATGAATCTGGTGACACTCCTATATTGCAATCAttacaaaaggattcaaaattttctttgaagCTAAAGATTAAGAAACCTAATTTTGAAAATCAGAGTTCTCTGATTCCTCTTcgtgaagaagaaaagagtaaCATAAGGGGCCAAAGGTCAAAAAGGAAGAGATCTTTGAACTTCATGGAGAAAACGATGTATAATGAAGATGAAGGTATGTCACAATCACATCTAGACAGTGAAATGATGGAGGCTAATTGGATATtgaaaaaattgggttatgatgCTATTGGAAAGAGAGTTGAAGTTCATCAGCCATCTGACAATTCATG GCACAAGGGAGTTGTCTCTGACATTGTTGAAGACACATCAATGTTATCTATTACTCTAGATGATGATAGAGTAAAGACCTTGGAACTTGGGAAGCAAGCAGTTCGCTTTGTTTCTCAAAAGCAAAAGAGGTCAAAAACATGA
- the LOC7467337 gene encoding uncharacterized protein LOC7467337 isoform X2: MAFHVACPITCRRICFCSLGFPRDLHSTKPKADFLFDVARIDEFLKDPLGIRASREGTVLVSVPKVVPVPAQIPPTHSLEVVSARDREGDGGVGEEAFSTQTKRVAIQRQAAAAKASAEYYAKVESGDTVASKDTPGEDAGPLCQICFVGETGGSERARKMLPCKSCGKKYHRSCLKTWARHRDLFHWSSWTCPSCQTCEVCRKTGDPNKFVFCKRCDGAYHCYCQHPPHKNVSSGPYLCPKHTRCHSCGSSVPGNGLSVRWFLGYTCCDACGRLFVKGNYCPVCLKVYRDSESTPMVCCDICQRWVHCHCDGISDEKYLQFQVDGNLQYQCATCRGECYQVKDLEDAIQELWRRRDKADRGLIASLRAAAGLPAQEDIFSISPYSDGDGNGPEALRNDFGHSIKPSLKGIVSKSPKKSKDHGKKLWNKKYSNKKDSYAASISKTVPLQQDIHSCVHDLDDYKNDDTESQAKGGLGRCSSPVPGIVNHTEGTCSIYQPGGLKHKYVNEVMVSDGERTSKVVKIKSNKPRDLDSGYDTEKHAGKSKSVKAKKLVINLGARKINITSPKSDAQSCQGEQDWKASNVDHTGKTKGLIKFARREGNLIKFGKVKAEASNFSPKSDGGSHADGYETVPLDYARVSSAKKSLEGSRAAVGPAGEVTKLRSDKLSVGKQSEVRADTHTESNDESGDTPILQSLQKDSKFSLKLKIKKPNFENQSSLIPLREEEKSNIRGQRSKRKRSLNFMEKTMYNEDEGMSQSHLDSEMMEANWILKKLGYDAIGKRVEVHQPSDNSWHKGVVSDIVEDTSMLSITLDDDRVKTLELGKQAVRFVSQKQKRSKT; the protein is encoded by the exons ATGGCCTTTCACGTAGCTTGCCCAATTACATG TCGCCGAATTTGTTTTTGCTCCCTAGGGTTTCCGCGAGATCTCCACTCTACGAAACCAAAGGCCGACTTCCTGTTCGATGTAGCGAGAATCGATGAGTTTTTGAAGGATCCTTTGGGAATTAGGGCTTCCAGGGAAGGAACTGTCCTGGTTTCCGTTCCTAAGGTTGTGCCTGTGCCGGCTCAGATTCCCCCGACGCATTCGCTAGAGGTCGTTTCGGCGAGAGATAGAGAAGGTGATGGTGGTGTGGGGGAGGAGGCTTTTTCAACGCAGACTAAGCGCGTGGCTATTCAAAGGCAGGCTGCTGCTGCTAAGGCATCTGCGGAGTATTATGCTAAGGTCGAGTCTGGTGATACC GTTGCCTCAAAAGATACTCCTGGAGAAGATGCGGGTCCATTATGTCAGATATGCTTTGTGGGTGAAACAGGGGGGAGTGAGAGAGCGAGGAAGATGCTCCCATGCAAAAGTTGTGGCAAGAAGTACCACAGGAGCTGTTTGAAAACTTGGGCTCGGCATAGAG ATTTATTTCACTGGAGTTCGTGGACCTGTCCATCTTGCCAAACTTGCGAG GTATGCCGAAAGACTGGAGATCCAAATAAGTTTGTGTTTTGCAAAAGGTGTGATGGTGCTTACCACTGTTACTGCCAGCATCCTCCACACAAG AATGTCAGCTCTGGACCATACTTGTGCCCCAAACATACAAGGTGTCACAGCTGTGGATCTTCTGTCCCAGGAAATGGACTAAGTGTGAG GTGGTTTCTGGGATACACGTGCTGTGATGCTTGTGGAAGATTATTTGTGAAGGGAAATTATTGCCCTGTTTGCTTGAAG GTTTATAGAGATTCAGAATCAACTCCAATGGTTTGCTGTGATATATGCCAGCGATGGGTGCACTGTCATTGTGATGGCATAAG TGATGAAAAATATCTTCAGTTTCAAGTAGACGGAAACCTCCAGTACCAATGTGCTACATGTCGTGGAGAATGCTATCAG GTAAAGGATCTTGAAGATGCTATTCAAGAGCTGTGGAGGCGACGAGATAAGGCTGATCGAGGTTTAATTGCAAGCTTGAGAGCCGCTGCTGGGTTGCCAGCCCAAGAAGACATATTTTCTATCTCTCCTTATTCAGATGGTGATGGAAATGGTCCGGAGGCACTAAGGAATGATTTTGGGCATTCTATAAAACCCTCTCTCAAAGGGATAGTCAGCAAGTCACCAAAGAAGAGCAAGGATCATGGAAAGAAactttggaataaaaaatattccaataaaaaagattCTTATGCTGCTTCAATTAGTAAGACTGTACCACTTCAGCAGGACATTCATTCTTGTGTACATGATTTGGATGATTACAAGAATGATGACACAGAGTCTCAAGCAAAAGGAGGATTGGGTAGATGTTCTTCTCCTGTTCCTGGAATTGTGAATCACACTGAAGGGACTTGCTCTATCTATCAGCCAGGTGGTTTGAAACACAAGTATGTTAACGAGGTGATGGTGAGCGATGGAGAAAGGACATCCAAAGTTGTTAAAATCAAGAGTAATAAGCCTCGTGATTTGGATAGTGGGTATGATACTGAAAAACATGCTGGCAAGTCGAAGTCTGTTAAGGCAAAGAAATTAGTAATAAATTTAGGGGCACGCAAAATAAACATCACTAGTCCAAAATCTGATGCTCAAAGCTGCCAAGGCGAACAAGATTGGAAGGCTTCCAATG TTGATCACACGGGGAAAACAAAAGGCTTGATTAAGTTTGCAAGGAGAGAAGGGAATTTGATTAAGTTTGGAAAAGTAAAAGCTGAAGCTTCAAACTTCAGTCCCAAATCTGATGGAGGGAGTCATGCTGATGGATATGAAACCGTTCCCCTAGATTATGCTCGTGTTTCATCAGCTAAAAAGAGCCTTGAAGGAAGCAGGGCGGCAGTGGGACCTGCAGGTGAAGTCACTAAATTAAGAAGTGACAAATTATCTGTGGGAAAGCAATCAGAGGTCAGGGCTGATACGCATACAGAAAGCAATGATGAATCTGGTGACACTCCTATATTGCAATCAttacaaaaggattcaaaattttctttgaagCTAAAGATTAAGAAACCTAATTTTGAAAATCAGAGTTCTCTGATTCCTCTTcgtgaagaagaaaagagtaaCATAAGGGGCCAAAGGTCAAAAAGGAAGAGATCTTTGAACTTCATGGAGAAAACGATGTATAATGAAGATGAAGGTATGTCACAATCACATCTAGACAGTGAAATGATGGAGGCTAATTGGATATtgaaaaaattgggttatgatgCTATTGGAAAGAGAGTTGAAGTTCATCAGCCATCTGACAATTCATG GCACAAGGGAGTTGTCTCTGACATTGTTGAAGACACATCAATGTTATCTATTACTCTAGATGATGATAGAGTAAAGACCTTGGAACTTGGGAAGCAAGCAGTTCGCTTTGTTTCTCAAAAGCAAAAGAGGTCAAAAACATGA
- the LOC7467337 gene encoding uncharacterized protein LOC7467337 isoform X4: MLPCKSCGKKYHRSCLKTWARHRDLFHWSSWTCPSCQTCEVCRKTGDPNKFVFCKRCDGAYHCYCQHPPHKNVSSGPYLCPKHTRCHSCGSSVPGNGLSVRWFLGYTCCDACGRLFVKGNYCPVCLKVYRDSESTPMVCCDICQRWVHCHCDGISDEKYLQFQVDGNLQYQCATCRGECYQVKDLEDAIQELWRRRDKADRGLIASLRAAAGLPAQEDIFSISPYSDGDGNGPEALRNDFGHSIKPSLKGIVSKSPKKSKDHGKKLWNKKYSNKKDSYAASISKTVPLQQDIHSCVHDLDDYKNDDTESQAKGGLGRCSSPVPGIVNHTEGTCSIYQPGGLKHKYVNEVMVSDGERTSKVVKIKSNKPRDLDSGYDTEKHAGKSKSVKAKKLVINLGARKINITSPKSDAQSCQGEQDWKASNVDHTGKTKGLIKFARREGNLIKFGKVKAEASNFSPKSDGGSHADGYETVPLDYARVSSAKKSLEGSRAAVGPAGEVTKLRSDKLSVGKQSEVRADTHTESNDESGDTPILQSLQKDSKFSLKLKIKKPNFENQSSLIPLREEEKSNIRGQRSKRKRSLNFMEKTMYNEDEGMSQSHLDSEMMEANWILKKLGYDAIGKRVEVHQPSDNSWHKGVVSDIVEDTSMLSITLDDDRVKTLELGKQAVRFVSQKQKRSKT, encoded by the exons ATGCTCCCATGCAAAAGTTGTGGCAAGAAGTACCACAGGAGCTGTTTGAAAACTTGGGCTCGGCATAGAG ATTTATTTCACTGGAGTTCGTGGACCTGTCCATCTTGCCAAACTTGCGAG GTATGCCGAAAGACTGGAGATCCAAATAAGTTTGTGTTTTGCAAAAGGTGTGATGGTGCTTACCACTGTTACTGCCAGCATCCTCCACACAAG AATGTCAGCTCTGGACCATACTTGTGCCCCAAACATACAAGGTGTCACAGCTGTGGATCTTCTGTCCCAGGAAATGGACTAAGTGTGAG GTGGTTTCTGGGATACACGTGCTGTGATGCTTGTGGAAGATTATTTGTGAAGGGAAATTATTGCCCTGTTTGCTTGAAG GTTTATAGAGATTCAGAATCAACTCCAATGGTTTGCTGTGATATATGCCAGCGATGGGTGCACTGTCATTGTGATGGCATAAG TGATGAAAAATATCTTCAGTTTCAAGTAGACGGAAACCTCCAGTACCAATGTGCTACATGTCGTGGAGAATGCTATCAG GTAAAGGATCTTGAAGATGCTATTCAAGAGCTGTGGAGGCGACGAGATAAGGCTGATCGAGGTTTAATTGCAAGCTTGAGAGCCGCTGCTGGGTTGCCAGCCCAAGAAGACATATTTTCTATCTCTCCTTATTCAGATGGTGATGGAAATGGTCCGGAGGCACTAAGGAATGATTTTGGGCATTCTATAAAACCCTCTCTCAAAGGGATAGTCAGCAAGTCACCAAAGAAGAGCAAGGATCATGGAAAGAAactttggaataaaaaatattccaataaaaaagattCTTATGCTGCTTCAATTAGTAAGACTGTACCACTTCAGCAGGACATTCATTCTTGTGTACATGATTTGGATGATTACAAGAATGATGACACAGAGTCTCAAGCAAAAGGAGGATTGGGTAGATGTTCTTCTCCTGTTCCTGGAATTGTGAATCACACTGAAGGGACTTGCTCTATCTATCAGCCAGGTGGTTTGAAACACAAGTATGTTAACGAGGTGATGGTGAGCGATGGAGAAAGGACATCCAAAGTTGTTAAAATCAAGAGTAATAAGCCTCGTGATTTGGATAGTGGGTATGATACTGAAAAACATGCTGGCAAGTCGAAGTCTGTTAAGGCAAAGAAATTAGTAATAAATTTAGGGGCACGCAAAATAAACATCACTAGTCCAAAATCTGATGCTCAAAGCTGCCAAGGCGAACAAGATTGGAAGGCTTCCAATG TTGATCACACGGGGAAAACAAAAGGCTTGATTAAGTTTGCAAGGAGAGAAGGGAATTTGATTAAGTTTGGAAAAGTAAAAGCTGAAGCTTCAAACTTCAGTCCCAAATCTGATGGAGGGAGTCATGCTGATGGATATGAAACCGTTCCCCTAGATTATGCTCGTGTTTCATCAGCTAAAAAGAGCCTTGAAGGAAGCAGGGCGGCAGTGGGACCTGCAGGTGAAGTCACTAAATTAAGAAGTGACAAATTATCTGTGGGAAAGCAATCAGAGGTCAGGGCTGATACGCATACAGAAAGCAATGATGAATCTGGTGACACTCCTATATTGCAATCAttacaaaaggattcaaaattttctttgaagCTAAAGATTAAGAAACCTAATTTTGAAAATCAGAGTTCTCTGATTCCTCTTcgtgaagaagaaaagagtaaCATAAGGGGCCAAAGGTCAAAAAGGAAGAGATCTTTGAACTTCATGGAGAAAACGATGTATAATGAAGATGAAGGTATGTCACAATCACATCTAGACAGTGAAATGATGGAGGCTAATTGGATATtgaaaaaattgggttatgatgCTATTGGAAAGAGAGTTGAAGTTCATCAGCCATCTGACAATTCATG GCACAAGGGAGTTGTCTCTGACATTGTTGAAGACACATCAATGTTATCTATTACTCTAGATGATGATAGAGTAAAGACCTTGGAACTTGGGAAGCAAGCAGTTCGCTTTGTTTCTCAAAAGCAAAAGAGGTCAAAAACATGA
- the LOC7482289 gene encoding protein TAB2 homolog, chloroplastic, giving the protein MATLSFNPTRIPHKPISKITSFSKPSEIPFPLSLKPSKNHVIPLHFQSNIITKLSVSTQEEEVETEKKDYEEDDPTTEMVYLDPETDPDSIVEWELDFCSRPILDVRGKKVWELVVCDDSLSLQFTKYFPNNVINSITLKDAIVSISEDLGVPLPERIRFFRSQMQTIITKACKEIGIKPIPSKRCISLLLWLEERYETVYTRHPGFQKGAKPLLALDNPFPMELPDNLFGEKWAFVQLPYSAVREEIASLETSFFFGASLDLDLLGIEIDDKTMIPGLAVASSRAEPLAAWMNGLEVVAIEADTSRACLILSVGIATRYVYATYKKTPVTTAEAEAWEAAKKACGGLHFLAIQNDLDSDDCVGFWLLLDLPPPPV; this is encoded by the exons ATGGCTACTCTTAGCTTCAATCCAACCAGAATTCCTCACAAACCCATCTCCAAAATCACTTCTTTCTCAAAACCCTCAGAGATACCTTTCCCTTTGTCTCTAAAACCCTCAAAAAACCACGTAATACCACTCCATTTCCAATCAAACATCATAACCAAACTCTCAGTTTCaacacaagaagaagaagtggaGACTGAAAAGAAGGACTACGAAGAAGATGATCCAACTACAGAAATGGTCTATCTTGACCCGGAAACTGATCCAGATAGCATTGTGGAGTGGGAGTTGGATTTTTGTTCCAGGCCTATACTTGATGTCAGAGGCAAGAAAGTATGGGAGCTTGTTGTTTGTGATGATTCTTTGTCACTTCAATTCACAAAATACTTCCCGAACAATGTTATCAATAGTATCACTTTGAAGGATGCTATTGTATCCATTAGCGAGGATCTTGGTGTCCCCCTGCCTGAAAGAATCAGGTTCTTCAG GTCTCAGATGCAGACAATTATAACCAAAGCATGTAAAGAGATAGGTATAAAGCCTATTCCAAGTAAACGG TGTATATCACTACTTCTATGGCTCGAGGAGCGCTATGAGACTGTATATACGCGTCATCCTGGTTTCCAAAAGGGAGCTAAACCACTTCTGGCATTAGATAACCCTTTCCCAATGGAACTTCCAGACAATCTTTTTGGGGAGAAATGGGCATTCGTCCAATTACCTTACTCAG CTGTCCGAGAGGAAATTGCATCATTagagacaagttttttttttggtgcaagTCTGGATTTGGATTTATTGGGAATTGAGATTGATGACAAGACAATGATACCTGGACTTGCTGTTGCATCTTCACGTGCTGAACCATTAGCAG CGTGGATGAACGGGCTGGAAGTGGTCGCGATCGAAGCTGACACTTCTCGTGCTTGCTTGATTCTATCAGTTGGAATTGCAACCCGTTATGTTTATGCTACCTATAAGAAAACTCCTGTAACAACAGCTGAAGCTGAAGCCTGGGAAGCTGCAAAGAAGGCATGTGGAGGTTTACATTTTCTTGCCATCCAAAACGACTTGGATTCAGATGACTGTGTTGGATTTTGGCTTTTACTAGACTTGCCGCCTCCACCTGTATGA